The Streptomyces sp. NBC_00440 genome contains a region encoding:
- a CDS encoding TerD family protein, with amino-acid sequence MSMLKGTNVPVSAQAVRVELGWRPGPGVPDVDASALLLASGKVRTDADFVFYNQPQHASGAVRHEGKTTTPGTATDTLSVDLSLVEPAIERVVLAASADGGSFGRVPGLYIRVLDAADGTEIARFDSQDATVETAFLLGELYRRQGAWKFRAVGQGYGSGLEGLATDFGISVDDGRKPAPQSPAAPPAPPAPPAAPQTAPAPPGAPVPPPPAAPPAPVRLSKVTLTKEAPAVSLTKQGGTSGAMRVNLNWVTRQQPKGWAAKLGKAVAGNSGVDLDLCALYELTDGRKGVVQALGNAFGSLSRPPYVHLDGDDRTGSVSAGENLTINLDQKNNIRRILIFVTIYEGAKSFADLHATVTLQPQNGAAVDFSLDECTVPSTVCALALITNNAGDLVVQREARYLVPDRGVSPQRTIDQAYGWGMNWTPGRK; translated from the coding sequence ATGTCAATGCTTAAGGGAACCAATGTTCCGGTGTCGGCTCAGGCCGTGCGGGTCGAATTGGGATGGCGGCCGGGTCCGGGGGTGCCGGATGTCGATGCCTCGGCGCTGTTGCTGGCATCGGGAAAGGTCCGTACGGACGCCGACTTCGTCTTTTACAACCAGCCGCAGCACGCGTCGGGTGCGGTCCGCCACGAGGGCAAGACGACCACACCGGGCACCGCGACCGACACGCTCTCGGTCGACCTCTCGCTGGTGGAGCCCGCCATCGAACGGGTGGTCCTCGCGGCCTCCGCCGACGGGGGCAGTTTCGGACGGGTGCCCGGACTGTACATCCGGGTGCTCGACGCGGCGGACGGTACGGAGATCGCCAGGTTCGACAGCCAGGACGCGACAGTGGAGACGGCCTTCCTCCTCGGCGAGCTCTACCGGCGGCAGGGCGCCTGGAAGTTCCGTGCGGTCGGGCAGGGGTACGGCAGCGGCCTCGAAGGGCTGGCCACGGACTTCGGGATCAGCGTGGACGACGGACGCAAGCCCGCCCCGCAGAGCCCGGCCGCCCCACCGGCACCGCCGGCCCCACCCGCGGCACCGCAGACCGCTCCCGCCCCGCCCGGCGCTCCCGTCCCCCCGCCGCCCGCCGCGCCGCCCGCCCCGGTACGGCTGAGCAAGGTCACCCTGACGAAGGAGGCGCCGGCCGTCTCCCTCACGAAGCAGGGCGGGACATCGGGGGCCATGCGGGTCAACCTCAACTGGGTGACCCGCCAGCAGCCCAAGGGCTGGGCGGCCAAGCTCGGCAAGGCCGTCGCCGGGAACTCCGGTGTCGACCTCGATCTCTGCGCGCTCTACGAGCTGACCGACGGCCGCAAGGGTGTCGTACAGGCCCTGGGCAACGCGTTCGGATCGCTGAGCCGGCCGCCGTACGTGCATCTCGACGGCGACGACCGCACCGGCTCGGTCTCGGCCGGGGAGAACCTCACCATCAACCTCGACCAGAAGAACAACATCAGACGGATCCTCATCTTCGTGACGATCTACGAAGGGGCGAAGAGCTTCGCCGATCTGCACGCGACGGTCACGCTCCAGCCGCAGAACGGCGCGGCCGTCGACTTCTCGCTCGACGAATGCACCGTGCCCTCCACGGTCTGCGCGCTGGCGCTCATCACCAACAACGCCGGGGACCTCGTCGTCCAGCGCGAGGCCCGCTACCTGGTGCCCGACCGCGGCGTCAGCCCGCAGCGCACCATCGACCAGGCGTACGGCTGGGGCATGAACTGGACGCCCGGCAGGAAGTGA
- a CDS encoding DUF6643 family protein: MTSPRATYGGGYYSAPSFPDTPIYDSLVAERGTPQIAPIRVPSAYDTGNSYLPALPSALPALPAGPSQQAPSYGYPQPMGQPAPMQHAPAPYIPQQATAPRGYPGPQQQPQRPVGGAGYEAMRPAAQRPAPSPYEDPYNRPYQGRGY; encoded by the coding sequence ATGACGTCCCCCCGTGCGACCTACGGTGGCGGTTACTACTCCGCGCCGTCCTTCCCGGACACCCCTATCTACGATTCTCTTGTCGCAGAGCGGGGCACCCCTCAGATCGCTCCGATCAGAGTCCCTTCGGCTTACGACACCGGAAACAGCTACCTGCCGGCACTGCCGTCGGCGCTTCCCGCGCTGCCGGCCGGTCCTTCGCAGCAGGCGCCGTCCTACGGCTATCCGCAGCCCATGGGACAGCCCGCGCCGATGCAGCACGCGCCGGCGCCGTACATTCCGCAGCAGGCCACGGCGCCGCGCGGGTACCCGGGACCGCAGCAACAGCCGCAGCGGCCCGTCGGCGGCGCCGGTTACGAGGCGATGCGTCCCGCGGCCCAGCGGCCCGCGCCCTCGCCGTACGAGGATCCGTACAACCGCCCCTACCAGGGCCGCGGATACTGA
- a CDS encoding Rv1733c family protein, with amino-acid sequence MRAAAGVWRWRHNPLRRGTDLAEAWVTLVALLLIAVAAPLAGWLCGSLTGSALQDTARAQRRHRHATTATVVRALPDRSVMAANPDGISDAVPRGRAAVVWTGVDGSRHRGALSTFKSDSRPGVRLRIWTDDRGHFVNSPMKPRTVRARAVLAGFGAAAGTAGLIVVGRRLVVWRLVQRRYVRLDRAWSKAGPDWGRTGTGS; translated from the coding sequence GTGCGAGCAGCAGCCGGGGTGTGGCGCTGGCGTCACAATCCCCTGCGCCGTGGGACGGATCTCGCCGAAGCATGGGTGACGCTCGTCGCGCTGCTGCTCATCGCGGTCGCGGCGCCGCTCGCGGGATGGCTCTGCGGCTCTCTCACCGGCAGCGCCCTCCAGGACACCGCCCGGGCCCAGCGCCGGCACCGGCACGCGACGACCGCCACTGTCGTGCGTGCGCTGCCCGACCGGTCGGTGATGGCCGCCAACCCCGACGGGATCTCGGACGCCGTGCCGCGTGGCCGGGCCGCCGTCGTCTGGACCGGTGTGGACGGGAGCAGACACCGCGGGGCACTCTCCACGTTCAAGAGCGACAGCCGGCCAGGCGTCCGCTTGCGCATCTGGACCGACGACCGCGGACACTTCGTCAACAGCCCCATGAAGCCCCGCACGGTGCGGGCCCGCGCGGTGCTCGCGGGGTTCGGGGCGGCCGCCGGCACGGCGGGGCTCATCGTGGTCGGACGGCGTCTCGTCGTATGGCGTCTGGTGCAGCGGCGGTATGTGAGACTCGACCGCGCTTGGAGCAAAGCCGGTCCTGACTGGGGACGCACGGGCACAGGCAGCTGA